ACTCTAATCCTGAAGTGGCATTAAAAAAACGAATTCAAAAGTTGTCAATCCAAAGTCATATCGAGCGAAGCGAGATATCCCCTTCGGTGGAGTAGGCCGATGGAGACTTCTCCTTACGTCGAAGTGACGCTGAATTGTAATAAAAATAGCTCAGGGTTTAAACCCTGAGCTATTTCAAATACCGTCATTACACGATGAGTTCGACGGAGGAGAACTCATTCGGGTAATCTGTTGGCGGAAAGTGCTGCCTTATTCGAACAGCCTGCCAAATGAAAAAAGATTACCCGAATGCTCCTTCGTCACATCGGGTAATGACGGCTCTAATAATTAAAACTCAAACTTGATACCCTGAGCCAAAGGCAAATCAGTACCAAAGTTGATTGTATTGGTTTGACGTCTCATGTATACTTTCCAAGCATCTGAGCCAGACTCGCGTCCGCCACCAGTTTCTTTTTCACCACCGAATGCACCGCCAATCTCAGCACCAGAAGTCCCGATGTTCACATTAGCAATTCCACAATCAGATCCACCATGAGATAAGAACATTTCTGACTCTCTCATGTTTTGTGTCATGATTGCAGAAGACAAACCTTGTGGCACGTCATTCTGGATGGCAATTGCATCTTCGATGTTGCTGTACTTGATCAAATACAAGATCGGAGCAAATGTCTCGTGCTGCACAATCTCGAAATGGTTTTCCACTTCAAAGATGGCTGGCTTCACATAACAACCTGATTCGTACCCTTCTCCAGAAAGGACTTCACCATCTACTACGGTTTTGCCTCCTTCAGCTTTAGCTTTTTCAATCGCCTGACTGTACATATCCACAGCGAGCGTATCAATTAATGGCCCCACGTGATTGCTTTCATCCAAAGGATTACCAATCTTCAATTGGCCATAGGCACTTTGTAATTTCTTCTTCACATCCTCATAGATGTCTTCGTGAATAATTAGTCTTCGGGTAGAAGTACAACGTTGACCTGCAGTTCCTACTGCTCCAAATACAGCACCAATCAAAGACATGTCCAAGTCCGCATGCTTAGAAATAATGATGGCATTGTTTCCTCCTAATTCCAATAGCGCCCTTCCTAATCTTGCTCCTACTGCTTCTCCGACAGCTTTACCCATACGAGTAGAACCTGTAGCAGATACAAGAGGCACACGCTTATCATTAGACATCAATTGTCCAATTTTTGCATCCCCGATGATCAAGTTGTTTACACCCTCAGCTACTCCATTCGCTCTGAATACTTTGTCAGTAATGTGCTGACAAGCGATCGCTGTGATCGGTGTTTTTTCACTTGGTTTCCAAAGACAAACATCTCCACAAACCCAAGCCAAGGCGCTGTTCCAAGCCCAAACCGCTACAGGGAAGTTGAAAGCTGAAATGATACCTACAATACCTAGCGGGTGGTACTGCTCGTACATTCTGTGGCTTGGTCTTTCGGAGTGCATAGTCAATCCATACATCTGACGAGATAGACCAACTGCGAAGTCGCAGATGTCAATCATCTCCTGTACTTCACCTAGTCCTTCTTGATAAGACTTGCCCATTTCGTAAGAAACCAATTTACCCAAGTCTTCTTTGTGCTCACGTAAAGCATCTCCAACCTGACGAACAATTTCACCTCTTTTTGGCCCTGGAACCAATCTCCAAGATTTGAATGCTTCAGAGGCTGTTTTGATAATTTCTTCATAGGTTTCTTCTGTTCCAGAAGTCACCTTACCTATTAATTCTCCATCTGCAGGAGAAAAGGATTCTATAACTGCACCGTTGGATTTGATCCAATTAGAACCAGTGCTTGATCCCATGTTTAGTTCCTCAATGCCGAGGTTTTTGAGTGCTTGCGCTATGCCGAATTTGTCTGCCATTTCTGTGTTAATTAGAGTTGCCGCAAAAATAGATGATCCTATTGATTAATAGGATTGATACATAAAAAATCCCCGAACGAGCGGGGATTATGTTAATATCGTATCAGAAAGGATGGTTTTTACCAGCCAATACCGTAATAAGCTTTCTCGCCATCTTCGTACAAGCCTTCGATTAAAAGGCCCGAACCTCCGTTGGTTCTGGATAGTGCACGAGACAAATCTTCTACTGAAAGAATAGGTCTTTTGTCAATCGCAGTTACGATAAACCCTTCTTTTATTCCAGCGTCCTTCCATTTGCCATCTTCTACTTTCAAGAGTTTAGCGCCACCTTCGACCTTTAGCTCTTCTTTTTCATCTTTAGAAAGATCCGCAAACGTACCACCTTGAATGGTCATATTGTTGGATGAAGCTATCGTTGTGGTAGTACCCAGCGTATTCTTCAAAGTGGCTGTGACTGTCTTCTCTTTTCCATTTCGGATTAGTGTCACTTTTACTTTGTCACCAGGTCTGTTCAATGCGACCTTCTCTTGCAATTCAGAAGTCTTGGTCACTTTCTCTCCTTGTACGGCTATGATCACATCACCGTTTTCAATTCCAGCTTCATCCGCGCCACTATTTGGGTTGACATTGATCACATAAACACCTTCCAAGACATTCAAGTCTTCGTCCTCAGCTAATTGTGCATTGACGTCTCGAATATTGATGCCGAGCAAAGCTCTTTGTACCACACCAAATTCTTTTAAGTCGGCTAATACCTTATCTACTAAATTGGCTGGCACGGCAAATGAATACCCGGCATAAGTTCCGGTCGGTGTAGCTATGGCTGTGTTTATTCCTACTAGTTCTCCTCTCAAATTGACTAAAGCGCCACCCGAATTTCCAGGGTTTACGGCTGCATCTGTCTGTAAGAATGATTCGATCTGAAGATTGTTTCTATTTCTTAGGATGTTAATATTTCTTCCTTTGGCACTGATGATACCCGCAGTAACTGTAGAGCGGAATTCAAATGGATTACCTACGGCCAGTACCCACTCACCAATTTGGACTTGATCAGAATTGCCAACTTTTACAAATGGCAGTCCTGAGGCCTCTATTTTAAGTAATGCTAAATCTGTGGTAGGGTCCGTACCAACAATTTCTGCTTTATAGGTTCTGTTGTCATTCAGCAATACTTCTATTTCAGTTGCATTTTCGATTACATGATTATTGGTGGCTATATAGCCATCTTCACTAATGATCACGCCACTTCCAGATCCCATCGACTGGCGCTGCTGTGGATGACCTCCACCCTGTGGGTCTCCAAAAAACTGCCTGAAATATTCATCAAACTGATTGGATTGACCTGATCGAGAAACACCCTCAAACGTACTGCGTATATGCACGACGCCTGGAGTTACGGCCTTAGCTGCATAAACAAAATTTAGCCCCTCGGGTACTATCATAGCAGAGGAGTCCAGTTCAAAGTTCGAAAATCTCACGGGTTGATTATCTGCTTGAATCACGCGAACAGGTTCTTCCTTGATCAACTGGTATCCGCCAAGCGCTACAAATCCTCCCAGCATAGAGGCAAACACCATTCTTATAAAAAACTGTCTATTATTCATTTCTCTTGGATTTTACTTTCTTTCGACCAATTAACGTCATATAAAACTAATGGATAAAAATGTTAACAACATTTAACAAAAAACCCCGACGAGCTGACTGGAGGCCAGTTGTCGGGGTTAAAACCAACCTCAACTTACTAACTGTTATTTGATAGCAATGGTCTTCTTCTGAATCTTTTTCTCATCCTTAGGGATGGTAATGTTCAGAAGACCATCTTCATATTTTGCTTCGACTTTGTTTGCGTCAATGTTGTCTGGCAAGTGGAAAGACCTGCTGAAAGAGCCATATCTGGTTTCCACAGAATGGAAGTTCTTTTCTTCTTTCTTCTCTTCAAATTTTCTTTCGCCACTTACGATCAACTGACCTTCATTCAAGTCAATATTAATTTCATTCTTCTTGATGCCAGGAATGGCAAAGCTCAATTCGAATGCTTTCTCTGTTTCGGAAATATCTACCTGTGGGGTAAATGATTTTCCAACAGTTACATCGTTATTAAAAAAACGATCGTTGAACAAGTCATCAAACAGATTGTTTGTAGTGAATGTTCTTAGGGTTCTTGGGTTATACTTAATCAATGACATTTTATTTTAATTTTTTGTTGAACAATAAATTCATGAAGCCATATTGCGAATTGTATGCCATTAGAATAAAAACTTTATTTTAATGTCATTATGTCTGGTTAATTGCAAATAATCAATTTTATTGCGCCATAATGTCCGTTTTGTTTAATGATTAGGATGCAATATGTCCGAATAATCATAGATCAATCCGGACAAGAAATAAACTTGCAATTTTTTTGAATACATATATTGTAGAATTAAAAAGAAGCCACTAATATTGCAGTCCCAAAATCAGGGAGTTATTCAAAAGTGAGTAACTAATACATCAAAATTCCTCTTTAGCTCAGTTGGTTAGAGCATCTGACTGTTAATCAGAGGGTCGTTAGTTCGAGTCTAACAAGAGGAGCAAGCAAAGGCAGTTTTTGAGAAAAAGCTGCCTTTTTTGTTATAAACTTACTTATGCAAATTCTCGACGTTAAACAAGAATCATACTTCCCTCAAAATTTCAAGATATTTGGAGTTATCCTAATTTTCGGTTCCATCGCTTATTTGGTAAATGCACCTTTCATTTCAGCATTAAGAGTGGTTATAACTCTTTTGGTCATTCTACTTGGCGCATCTATGATTTTTGCTCGCTATGCATTGAGGGTAGATCCAAACAACAAAACTTACACTGTATATACACTGCTATTGGGCTTGGAATTTGGAAAGCCTGCATCGTTCAATTTCATTGATAAGTTTTACATCAATCAAGTAACAGAACAAGCGCAAGCAACCACTCGAACGGGAGCGAAGTTTGATCTGAAAAACAAATTGTTCAAAGCCTACATCAGATTAGACAATGGCGAAAAGCTTCATTTAGACACAGACAAAAGTGAAGAAAAATTGAAGAGCAGATTGGAACAATATAAGTCAATTGTTTCTTCAGTTTACAAACCTTCGGAGTAGTCTTTTTATCAAATTATATTAAATAGGCAGTTTTTGGCAGGATGTTTAAAACATCTGGCAAGATCTGTAAATCGTCTCCTACTACTTTAGCCAGTACATAATAATTAATTTTTCTCAAAATGCTGCTGGCTCCAGGTGTTCTCCATCTGGAGCTTTTTTTATTATTTGGCTGTATCCCTATTCTCCTCTTTCTTTGCGTTAATCAAAAAATGATCATGGCCAAAAAAGGAATTCTTCTTGTCAACTTGGGTACACCGGACAGCCCATCCGTAAAAGATGTTAGAAAATATTTGAGAGAGTTTCTTATGGATGGCCGTGTCATAGACATTCCATTTGTTTCGCGATGGCTATTGGTGAATTTGATTATCACTACTTTCCGAGGCCCTAAGTCTGCCAAAGAATATCAAAAGCTTTGGGAGGACAGAGGATCCCCATTGAAGTTTTATAGTGAAGACTTAACCGTCGAAGTTCAAAAAAAATTAGGGAACGACTATATAGTGGAGTTGGGCATGAGATACCAAAGCCCATCCATTGAAAATGGCCTGAGAAACTTACAAGCCAAAGGAGCTACACAAATCAAGGTCATACCTTTATTCCCACAGTATGCTTCTGCTACCAGCGGATCTGTGATTGAGAAAGTGATGGATATCGTCAAAGGTGACCAAGTGATTCCTAAAATTGATTTTGAAGGACCCTTCTACAACCATCCAAAGCTTCTTCAGACTTTTGTAGAGAATGCCAGGGTTTGGATGAATGACCACGACTATGATCATTTCGTTTTCAGCTATCATGGTTTGCCGGAAAGGCAAATTTATAAAGCAAAGATTGATACCTGTGCGTTGGGAGATTGCTGTAATACGTGCGATGCGAAAAACCAATACTGTTATCGCGCGCAATGCTTTGAAACTACTCGTCTTTTGATGCAAGAATTGAACATTCCGGAAGACAAAGTATCAACCACTTTCCAGTCGAGGTTAGGAAAAGACCCATGGATTAAGCCGTATACAGAAGATACATTGAAAGAATTAGCGGGAAAAGGAATTAAGAAAGTGTTAGCTTTTTCTCCTGCCTTTGTTGCAGACTGCCTAGAAACCACCTTAGAAGTTGGTGAGACTTATAAAGAAGAATTCATTGAATTAGGAGGAGAGCGCTGGGACTTGGTAGAAAGCCTAAACGTTCATCCTTCATGGGTGGATTGTGTTTGTGACCTGGCCAAAAATTAATTCATCAATTCTGCCAGTGCATCTACTGCATAGTCTACTTCCTCTGGCTTGGTGTATTTAGAGAAAGAAAATCGAATCGCTCCTCTGTCAGGGTCTACTCCCAATGCCGTCAAAACATGAGAACCTATGTTCGATCCACTGGCGCAAGCGCTACCCCCACTGGCAGATACACCTTTGATATCCAGATTGAATAACAACATGTCATTTTCGTCTGTTGCAGGCAATCCAACATTTATAACAGAATAAAGACTTTCGTTCATATGACCAGACAGGCCATTGAAAGTGGCACCTTGAACTTTGTCCTTAATGCCGGCAATCATTCTTTCTTTTAGGGATGAAATATGCTTTCGGTTGGCATTCATATCACGATATGAAATTTCCAAAGCTTTAGCTAGCCCTACAATACCTGCCACATTTTCTGTGCCTCCACGCATGTTACGCTCTTGCGCTCCGCCATGGATAAATGGCTCTATCTTGGTTTCATGATTGATATAAAGAAAGCCACATCCTTTTGGTCCATAAATTTTATGCGCCGCACCGACGATGAAATCTGCCTTTATCTCGGATAGGTCGTGGACATATTTGCCCATGGCTTGCACCGTATCGGAATGAAAATATCCGTTGTTTGATGTCACCAATTCACCTATGGCTTTGATGTCGTTCAAATTTCCAATTTCGTTATTGGCGTGCATGAGACTGACAAAGGAAGGAGTGTTTTGCAACAGGGAGTCCAAATGATTCATATCTATTCGGCCATCTGGATCTACATCAACGAACTTCAGATCAACTTTTTTTTCTTTGGCCAAATATTCTAGCGTATGCAGCACTGCGTGATGCTCTAGTCTGGAGGTAATGGCTGTTTTAACCCCAAGACTTTCTATTGAGCTACAAATAGCGGTATTATCCGCCTCTGTCCCTCCAGATGTAAAAAATATCTCAGCGGGTGAAGTGTTGAGTAAGTCAGCAATCTGCTTCCTGCATTTTTCGATAGTAGAACGGGCCTGTCTTCCATGAGAATGAATAGAAGATGGGTTGCCAAAATTTTCTATGAAGTAGGGCTTCATCGCTTCGAAAACTTCGGGATCCATGGGAGTTGTGGCTGAATTGTCTAGATATACCTTCATCAATTTTTTGGCTTTGGGCAAAATTGATCATTTTATCAGACAATAAGAATCATTGTTATTTTTCTATTAAGGTGAGACCACTGTTTACAAATTTCAGCAATTGGGATTATCTTTATAAGATATTTGAAAAGGGTAAAGATGAAATATAGCTGCGTTTGCATTGATGACGATAAGATGTTTAATGAAATTCTAGAACAGTACATCAAACGTGTAGACTTTCTTGAATTTGCTGGAGCTTATAGTAATCCCATTGAAGGGGTAATGGCTATTGATAAATTGAAACCAGACATTCTTTTTCTCGATGTAGATATGCCGGAGATTAGCGGCTTTACTACCATTGACGCATTGGAGCATAAACCAATAATAATTATGGTCTCTTCGCACTACGAGCATGAAAGGGAGTTGTTGAAGGCAGGAGCTTCTAAATTTGTTACCAAACCCATAGTAAGCCCCGATCATCTGGCCAATATTGTTAAAGGCGTCCTTGAGGAGGAAAAAGCCTAAGTCATTTCATTTTTTATTAGAAACTTTGATCTCTTGCTGCCACATTCAACCGAATGGCAAGGGAAGTGAAGTTGGTCGTAGACGATAATAGCGGATCAACACTGTCTCTATCTCTATAAATGTGTTTAAGATCGATAAATAGATTGTGTTTGAGCATATAGCTAGCCGTCAGGTCGATATAGAGCTGATCATTCGAAACCCCTTGCCCAATAGAGTTGCCGTATTCTTGAGTTCTTGAATTATAATCCTTCAATACATCACCACCGTAGTTCTCATTCACAGGGTCAGTGCCATACTGGCTGAAGATCAATTTACCGCTTAAGTACAATTTGGGAATCGGCTGATAGCGACCAATAAGCACCGCCTCATTGAAATTTGCCCCAAGAGGATGAGCTAGAGGTTGACGATAGTGGGCGTAGTTGGTAAAAATGGATTCATGAGAATAGGTAAATGGTCTGGAAACGTTGTATTCTGCTTGTAAGTCTAGATTATTGATTCCGAAAGCATTATAATACTTGCCACCCATTTGCACCGAGAATTTATTGCCCCACCAGCCATTGCCGGCCTTGAGTTCGCTGATGACCATTTCGTCCAGCAATCCTTGTCCATAAAACTGTATGCCTTTCGCAATGTTCCACTTCCAGTCTATACCAAAAAGAGCATTGTCTGGACTGCCGGTGTATTGTTCAATAGAACGATAGAAAATGATTGGATTCAAATAGTTCCACTCGAAAGCTGATCCTGTGCTGTCTCCTCTATTGAAAATAATGGCTTCGAACACACCCACATTGAAGTTGTCAGTTATATTGATACTTAAATGGTGTGAGGTCAAAAATTTCTTGGGAAACTCTGCAGTTCCATTTGAACCGAACGAACTATACGGCGCATCAGCTATCATCTCGGTATATAAGTTGGTGTATTGAATGCGCCAGACTTTGGTCTGAATTTTTAAGAATGTACTGGGTGCACTAAAGTCGGATAGCAACAGCGAACGATAGCCATTACCTACAAAGTTTTTGTCATAGCCAAATTGGAGGGCAATATGTTTGCTGGCATTGAAGGTGAAATAACCGCGGGCTGTAAAAAAATCAACCGCATGATCTCCATATTTTTTCCAAAAGGCCTCGTTTGGAACTACGCCCCGATCAGCCGTATAGTCCTGAACATACTTTGGGAATACAGCTTGCGATTCTTCTATAGTTGAGTAAAAACCGATTTTGTCATCTATAGATCCTCGAATCTGCGCTCCTCTGGTATTGATGAAAGGAGTTGAACCACTATTATTGTCACGCCCACCACTCAGGTATAATATGGGATTGACCCTCAGCTGAAAGTCTTTGGTATTGACATGAAGAAAGTCAGCTTTTGATCTGTAGATTTTCTTTAGAAATGGTTTTTTGCTTTGCACCGAATCTTCACTCCAGTATTCCCAATGATCCGTTTTTATGTATTGTGTGTTGAATTGATCCTGACCAGAAGTTAAGTAATCAGCGGAATCCATGGTAGCCACTACATCTGTGGCTCGATAAGGCTTGAAACTGGTGTGGATACTTTCGCTAAAGTTTTTATTCAACACATCCGCTCGATCTACCAAATGATAATAGTCCGCATTTAAAGGTGCATATATACTCTGAGCAGAGATAGAGACGGCTGAAATCATCAGCGCAAATAGCAATATGTGTTTATTCATCGGCACGCGTACTTGCAATCTTAAATGAAGTAATAATATAAGAAGTGGCGCAACTGCTAAAATATTGTTTATCCACACTAAAAACAGCTTAAAGCATTTTTATTTAATAGTTTTGCAATTCATTGAGGTTTAAGTACTTTTGCAATCCTTTTCGTTAATAGGCGAAAATTTTAACAGAAAAGCACTATGGCAAAAACCATGGCGCACAAAAGATAAAAACATGAAAAAAGATATTCATCCAGAGTATAAAGAAGTAATCTTCTGGGACACGTCAAGTGATTTTAAATTCATGACAAAGTCTACGATGACTTCTGAAGAGACAATCAAGTGGGAAGATGGAAATGAGTACCCAGTTGTTAAGATTGAAGTTAGTTCTGCATCTCACCCATTCTACACAGGTAAGAAACTATTTGTGGATACTGCTGGTAGAGTTGAGAAATTCAACAAAAGATACAAGAAAAAATAATCGCCCCTTTCGGGTAAAAAGATTGAAGTCTTCAGGATATTTGTTCCTGAAGACTTTTTTATTTCTAGCCCATGAACATCGCCTTAGCAGACCTATCTGAGCATAGGACTAAGCTATTTCCATTTACCCTTACCCGACCCGTAGCAGATTTGCGCGTCGGCATTTTAACGATTCGTGAAAAATGGGAAAAGCATCTCAAACAATCCATTCATTTTCTTGCCGTACCAGAACTGGTGGGAAAATTCCCAAAACCCACAGGAGCAATTGATTTGATTATTAATGGGGCGATTTGTCCCAATGCAGAATTATTGAAGGCTATACAATCTCTAAACGACAAAGAGGTTTTAAAAAGTGGTGAATTGTTTATAGCAGCCAAGGGCTCATTTGACCCATCTGATCCGACAATCAACTTAAAAGGGTATCAACCGGTTGAATTCCAAAAGTCTTGCACCGTGATTAATAGAAGTTGGGATTTATTTTCCAATAACAAAGCGCAACTGAACGCTGACTTTGAATTGCTTACCAACGGCCGAGAGTCACAAAAAATTATTGATCCGCATACCATCGTATATGGCGATCAAGTTTTTTTAGAAGAAGGAGTTGATATCAAAGCTGCCATTTTGAATGCAGAAGAGGGACCAATCTATTTGGCGAAAAACAGCATCGTACAAGAAGGAGCGACGATTCGAGGACCTTTCGGCCTGGGGGAAAATTCTAGAATAAACATGAATGCCAAGATTCGTGAAGGTGTAACCATCGGACCAAATTGTAAGATTGGTGGAGAAGTGTCTAATTCTATTGTTTACGGAAATTCCAACAAGGCGCACGATGGTTATTTGGGTAATGCGGTAGTAGGTGAATGGTGTAATCTAGGCGCAGATACCAATAATTCTAATCTCAAGAACAACTACGATGAAGTCAAAGCCTATGATTTTGAAACCAATAATTTCATCAAAACAGGTCTGCAGTTTTGTGGACTTTTCGTTGGAGACCATTCTAAAACGGCCATTAATACAGCCTTAAATACAGGAACAACAATTGGCGTTTGTTCGAATGTGTTTGGAAGTGGATTTCCATCCACTTATATCCCTTCTTTCTCATGGGGAGGAGGTGATCAAACGGTGATTCATAAATTTGACAAAGCCATCGAAACAGCGAGAAAAGTATGGGCACGTAAGAATATCAAAGACACCGACGAGGACGAAAAGATATTAAAAACTATCTTTGACCGCTCGACCAAAAAATAGTCATGAGATTCGCAGATATTCCTGGACTTAGTGCAGCCAAAGAGCAATTGATTCATGCCATCAAAAGTAATCATGTAGCGCATGCTCAGTTATTTTATGGACAGGAAGGCTCGGCAAATTTGGCCTTAGCCTTGGCCTATGCTACTTATATCAACTGTAAAAATCCAACTGATTCAGATTCCTGTGGGACTTGCGATTCTTGCACTAAAATGGACAAGCTCGTTCATCCAGATCTCCAATTCGTTTTTCCTGTGAGTTCTACTAAAAGCGTGACTGGAAAAAATGTGGTGAGTTCAAGTTACCTTAAAGAATGGCGGGCTTTTTTGAGTGCTAACAAATACGGCAACCTGGTAGATTGGAGCGAACATTATGGTGCGGAAAACAAGCAGGCCAATATTTCAAAAGAGGAAAGTAGAAACATTATTAAGTCTTTAACGCTAAAGTCGTTTGAGGCTGAGTATAAGGTAATGATTATCTGGTTGCCTGAATACATGAACGTATCGGCAGCGAACGGCATTCTCAAAATTTTAGAAGAGCCAGCCGAAAAGACCCTATTTCTATTGGTGACCTGTGAGTATGAGAGATTACTCACTACGATTCTTTCTAGATGTCAATTGTTCAAGGTTCCTGCATTTAGCGATGAGGAGATTAAAAACTATTTGATTGAGTCGAAGGGCATTGAGGCCGGGAAGGCGAAGAAAATTGCCGCTTTGGCGGAAGGTAGTTTGCAAGCTGCCGTAGAAAATATTGATAGCACGGAAGACGATGCACATGTGATGTTTCGGGATTGGATGCGTCAGTGTTGGGTGAAGGAC
The sequence above is drawn from the Reichenbachiella sp. genome and encodes:
- a CDS encoding Hsp20/alpha crystallin family protein, which encodes MSLIKYNPRTLRTFTTNNLFDDLFNDRFFNNDVTVGKSFTPQVDISETEKAFELSFAIPGIKKNEINIDLNEGQLIVSGERKFEEKKEEKNFHSVETRYGSFSRSFHLPDNIDANKVEAKYEDGLLNITIPKDEKKIQKKTIAIK
- a CDS encoding aldehyde dehydrogenase family protein: MADKFGIAQALKNLGIEELNMGSSTGSNWIKSNGAVIESFSPADGELIGKVTSGTEETYEEIIKTASEAFKSWRLVPGPKRGEIVRQVGDALREHKEDLGKLVSYEMGKSYQEGLGEVQEMIDICDFAVGLSRQMYGLTMHSERPSHRMYEQYHPLGIVGIISAFNFPVAVWAWNSALAWVCGDVCLWKPSEKTPITAIACQHITDKVFRANGVAEGVNNLIIGDAKIGQLMSNDKRVPLVSATGSTRMGKAVGEAVGARLGRALLELGGNNAIIISKHADLDMSLIGAVFGAVGTAGQRCTSTRRLIIHEDIYEDVKKKLQSAYGQLKIGNPLDESNHVGPLIDTLAVDMYSQAIEKAKAEGGKTVVDGEVLSGEGYESGCYVKPAIFEVENHFEIVQHETFAPILYLIKYSNIEDAIAIQNDVPQGLSSAIMTQNMRESEMFLSHGGSDCGIANVNIGTSGAEIGGAFGGEKETGGGRESGSDAWKVYMRRQTNTINFGTDLPLAQGIKFEF
- a CDS encoding Do family serine endopeptidase yields the protein MNNRQFFIRMVFASMLGGFVALGGYQLIKEEPVRVIQADNQPVRFSNFELDSSAMIVPEGLNFVYAAKAVTPGVVHIRSTFEGVSRSGQSNQFDEYFRQFFGDPQGGGHPQQRQSMGSGSGVIISEDGYIATNNHVIENATEIEVLLNDNRTYKAEIVGTDPTTDLALLKIEASGLPFVKVGNSDQVQIGEWVLAVGNPFEFRSTVTAGIISAKGRNINILRNRNNLQIESFLQTDAAVNPGNSGGALVNLRGELVGINTAIATPTGTYAGYSFAVPANLVDKVLADLKEFGVVQRALLGINIRDVNAQLAEDEDLNVLEGVYVINVNPNSGADEAGIENGDVIIAVQGEKVTKTSELQEKVALNRPGDKVKVTLIRNGKEKTVTATLKNTLGTTTTIASSNNMTIQGGTFADLSKDEKEELKVEGGAKLLKVEDGKWKDAGIKEGFIVTAIDKRPILSVEDLSRALSRTNGGSGLLIEGLYEDGEKAYYGIGW
- the hemH gene encoding ferrochelatase — protein: MAKKGILLVNLGTPDSPSVKDVRKYLREFLMDGRVIDIPFVSRWLLVNLIITTFRGPKSAKEYQKLWEDRGSPLKFYSEDLTVEVQKKLGNDYIVELGMRYQSPSIENGLRNLQAKGATQIKVIPLFPQYASATSGSVIEKVMDIVKGDQVIPKIDFEGPFYNHPKLLQTFVENARVWMNDHDYDHFVFSYHGLPERQIYKAKIDTCALGDCCNTCDAKNQYCYRAQCFETTRLLMQELNIPEDKVSTTFQSRLGKDPWIKPYTEDTLKELAGKGIKKVLAFSPAFVADCLETTLEVGETYKEEFIELGGERWDLVESLNVHPSWVDCVCDLAKN
- a CDS encoding putative sugar nucleotidyl transferase; its protein translation is MNIALADLSEHRTKLFPFTLTRPVADLRVGILTIREKWEKHLKQSIHFLAVPELVGKFPKPTGAIDLIINGAICPNAELLKAIQSLNDKEVLKSGELFIAAKGSFDPSDPTINLKGYQPVEFQKSCTVINRSWDLFSNNKAQLNADFELLTNGRESQKIIDPHTIVYGDQVFLEEGVDIKAAILNAEEGPIYLAKNSIVQEGATIRGPFGLGENSRINMNAKIREGVTIGPNCKIGGEVSNSIVYGNSNKAHDGYLGNAVVGEWCNLGADTNNSNLKNNYDEVKAYDFETNNFIKTGLQFCGLFVGDHSKTAINTALNTGTTIGVCSNVFGSGFPSTYIPSFSWGGGDQTVIHKFDKAIETARKVWARKNIKDTDEDEKILKTIFDRSTKK
- a CDS encoding response regulator; translation: MKYSCVCIDDDKMFNEILEQYIKRVDFLEFAGAYSNPIEGVMAIDKLKPDILFLDVDMPEISGFTTIDALEHKPIIIMVSSHYEHERELLKAGASKFVTKPIVSPDHLANIVKGVLEEEKA
- a CDS encoding DNA polymerase III subunit delta; this encodes MRFADIPGLSAAKEQLIHAIKSNHVAHAQLFYGQEGSANLALALAYATYINCKNPTDSDSCGTCDSCTKMDKLVHPDLQFVFPVSSTKSVTGKNVVSSSYLKEWRAFLSANKYGNLVDWSEHYGAENKQANISKEESRNIIKSLTLKSFEAEYKVMIIWLPEYMNVSAANGILKILEEPAEKTLFLLVTCEYERLLTTILSRCQLFKVPAFSDEEIKNYLIESKGIEAGKAKKIAALAEGSLQAAVENIDSTEDDAHVMFRDWMRQCWVKDFTSLNSTNDSFSKLSKTGQKLFLQYALNMMRQAVVSEYLVDEKEKLNDSEKDFAVKFGKALTTQKLEKISEEFSKAHYHLERNANVKILFLDLSLTVGRIMTAA
- a CDS encoding cysteine desulfurase family protein, whose amino-acid sequence is MKVYLDNSATTPMDPEVFEAMKPYFIENFGNPSSIHSHGRQARSTIEKCRKQIADLLNTSPAEIFFTSGGTEADNTAICSSIESLGVKTAITSRLEHHAVLHTLEYLAKEKKVDLKFVDVDPDGRIDMNHLDSLLQNTPSFVSLMHANNEIGNLNDIKAIGELVTSNNGYFHSDTVQAMGKYVHDLSEIKADFIVGAAHKIYGPKGCGFLYINHETKIEPFIHGGAQERNMRGGTENVAGIVGLAKALEISYRDMNANRKHISSLKERMIAGIKDKVQGATFNGLSGHMNESLYSVINVGLPATDENDMLLFNLDIKGVSASGGSACASGSNIGSHVLTALGVDPDRGAIRFSFSKYTKPEEVDYAVDALAELMN
- a CDS encoding type B 50S ribosomal protein L31, with translation MKKDIHPEYKEVIFWDTSSDFKFMTKSTMTSEETIKWEDGNEYPVVKIEVSSASHPFYTGKKLFVDTAGRVEKFNKRYKKK